A stretch of the Clostridium fungisolvens genome encodes the following:
- a CDS encoding HlyC/CorC family transporter yields MNSSLMWDFIILVILLALSSFFSAAETALMSLSKIRIRHLVEENIKGAKLVEKLTEEPNKLLGSILIGNNVVNIGASALATTVTVRLVKSDWGAAIATAVMTILILIFGEITPKSLAKQKSESVSLHLIGPISLVVNILKPFVWIFNKISLLFIKMLGGETTINQHFITEEELKTIVNVSEEEGVLEIEEKQMIYNVFEFGDLQVKDVMVQRIDIIAASVEVTYEEIIQIIKDEQFSRIPIYGETIDDILGVLNVKDLILAEDVNNNFSVKDYMRTPLYTFEFKKITELFGEMKKTRNHMAVVLDEYGGTVGIVTIEDLVEEIVGDIEDEYDDETDNPIEVVKEDEYIVDGSMRINDLNELIGTKLESEEFDSIGGFIIGQIGKMPEENEEVSYLNTRFVVEEVERNRIKKVRIYT; encoded by the coding sequence TTGAACTCTAGTCTTATGTGGGACTTTATAATATTAGTAATTTTATTAGCTCTTTCTAGTTTTTTTTCGGCAGCAGAGACTGCATTAATGTCTTTGAGTAAGATAAGAATAAGACATTTAGTGGAGGAAAATATAAAAGGAGCTAAGTTAGTGGAAAAACTAACAGAAGAACCTAATAAACTTTTAGGAAGTATTTTAATTGGTAATAATGTTGTGAATATAGGAGCTTCTGCTCTTGCTACAACTGTAACTGTAAGACTTGTAAAAAGTGATTGGGGGGCTGCTATAGCTACCGCAGTAATGACTATCTTAATATTAATATTTGGTGAGATAACTCCAAAGTCATTAGCTAAACAGAAGTCTGAATCTGTATCTTTACATTTAATAGGTCCTATAAGTTTAGTAGTTAATATATTAAAGCCATTTGTTTGGATATTTAATAAAATATCTCTATTGTTTATAAAAATGCTAGGTGGAGAGACTACTATCAATCAACATTTTATAACGGAAGAAGAACTTAAGACAATTGTAAATGTAAGTGAGGAAGAGGGAGTACTGGAAATTGAAGAAAAGCAGATGATATACAATGTATTTGAATTTGGGGACCTTCAAGTAAAAGATGTAATGGTACAAAGGATTGATATAATTGCAGCAAGTGTTGAAGTGACCTATGAAGAAATAATTCAAATAATAAAAGATGAACAATTCTCTAGGATACCTATATATGGTGAGACTATAGATGACATATTAGGAGTTTTAAATGTGAAAGATTTAATACTGGCTGAGGATGTGAATAATAACTTTTCAGTCAAGGATTATATGAGGACTCCTCTTTATACTTTTGAATTTAAAAAAATAACTGAACTTTTTGGTGAAATGAAAAAGACTAGAAACCATATGGCTGTAGTTCTAGATGAATATGGTGGAACCGTGGGAATTGTAACCATAGAGGATTTAGTGGAAGAAATTGTTGGTGATATTGAAGATGAATATGATGATGAAACTGATAATCCTATTGAGGTAGTAAAAGAAGATGAATATATCGTAGATGGAAGTATGAGGATAAATGATCTAAATGAATTAATAGGAACGAAGTTAGAATCTGAAGAATTTGATTCTATAGGAGGCTTTATAATAGGACAGATAGGTAAGATGCCTGAAGAAAATGAGGAAGTATCCTATCTTAATACAAGATTTGTAGTTGAAGAAGTTGAACGAAATAGAATAAAGAAGGTTAGAATCTACACTTAA
- a CDS encoding phosphodiester glycosidase family protein has translation MRKTRTERSKDRKKKKILKVAKHGLALFSTNIVIGLALSIPLVYYGPFENIKEFIVTTAMTTLRHQYIATLFLSNEEINKIMDKQKIEDDVNSDISQIAVQTIAPAVSDVSSEQQKNNNDPYNGIKLIDISNDRYKGYVLIIDDPKRITVASSTKLGSSGMKLDEIMKEEKALVGINAGGFEDENGKGNGGKPLGVVVHEGKVVYGNEGVDYSVIGFNNDGVLVLGRYTLNQIRQNNIMEAVSFSPFLIVNGEPTIKSGNGGWGIAPRTAIGQRKDGSVVMLAIDGRQVSSVGATLRDVQDILLQYDVYNAANLDGGASTTMYYKDKIINKPSSLAGPRTLPTAFIVK, from the coding sequence ATGAGAAAGACTCGTACAGAAAGAAGTAAAGATAGAAAGAAGAAAAAAATATTAAAAGTGGCGAAGCATGGATTAGCGCTTTTTTCAACCAATATTGTAATAGGACTAGCATTATCAATACCATTAGTTTACTATGGGCCTTTTGAAAATATAAAAGAATTTATAGTTACAACTGCAATGACAACTCTTAGACATCAATACATAGCAACGCTCTTTCTAAGCAATGAAGAAATAAATAAAATAATGGACAAACAAAAAATAGAGGATGATGTTAATAGTGACATATCTCAAATAGCAGTACAAACTATTGCTCCAGCTGTAAGTGATGTAAGTAGTGAACAACAAAAGAATAATAATGATCCTTACAATGGAATAAAGCTAATTGATATAAGCAATGATAGATATAAAGGATATGTATTAATAATTGATGATCCTAAAAGAATAACAGTGGCTTCTTCTACTAAACTCGGAAGCAGCGGTATGAAATTAGATGAGATAATGAAGGAAGAAAAAGCTCTAGTGGGTATAAATGCAGGAGGATTTGAAGATGAGAATGGTAAGGGGAATGGCGGAAAACCTTTAGGTGTAGTAGTTCATGAAGGAAAAGTAGTATACGGAAATGAAGGAGTAGATTATTCAGTAATAGGTTTCAATAACGATGGTGTTTTAGTACTTGGAAGATATACTTTAAATCAAATAAGACAAAATAATATTATGGAAGCTGTTTCTTTTTCTCCTTTTTTAATAGTGAATGGTGAACCTACAATAAAAAGTGGAAATGGTGGATGGGGTATTGCGCCTAGAACAGCTATTGGTCAAAGAAAAGATGGGTCTGTAGTTATGCTTGCTATAGATGGACGCCAGGTTTCAAGTGTGGGAGCAACATTAAGAGATGTTCAAGATATATTGCTTCAATACGATGTTTATAATGCAGCTAATTTAGATGGAGGAGCATCCACAACTATGTATTATAAAGATAAAATAATAAATAAACCGTCATCTCTAGCTGGTCCAAGAACTTTACCTACAGCATTTATAGTTAAATAA
- a CDS encoding nucleoside deaminase has translation MNFMEEALKEAIIAKSLNEVPVGAIIVKDGIIIGRGHNLREKRKSPLAHAEIIAIEEASRNLGSWRLSGCEMFVTLEPCVMCAGAIIQSRISKLHIGTFDPNGGACGSIINLTQNTNLSFFVQVNWCYDERCSLIISDFFKERRNK, from the coding sequence ATGAACTTTATGGAAGAAGCTCTTAAAGAGGCTATTATAGCTAAAAGTCTAAACGAAGTACCAGTAGGGGCCATAATTGTTAAGGATGGAATAATAATAGGAAGAGGGCATAATTTAAGGGAAAAAAGAAAATCTCCTTTGGCTCATGCTGAGATAATTGCTATTGAAGAAGCTTCCAGGAATCTTGGGTCGTGGAGATTAAGTGGATGTGAAATGTTTGTGACCTTAGAACCTTGTGTTATGTGCGCAGGAGCTATAATACAAAGTAGAATATCAAAACTCCATATTGGAACATTTGATCCAAATGGAGGGGCTTGTGGTTCTATTATAAATTTGACCCAAAACACAAATCTAAGCTTTTTTGTACAGGTTAATTGGTGCTATGATGAGAGATGTAGTTTAATAATAAGTGATTTTTTTAAGGAGAGAAGAAATAAATGA
- a CDS encoding aminotransferase class V-fold PLP-dependent enzyme, with product MRTIYLNNAFASYPKVPNLYENIFKYFRMLESNRNFIGYIEEIKSMIEETRGLLCRLVNFKKDGNVVFTSNSTLAINMILKGILNKNDHVIVSSVENDVIMKPINSMIYNGLDISKIPCTESGELDTTIIPRLINRHTKAVVLSHVSNVSGTILPLRQIGDICAKYNLFFIVDASQSLGTINIDNEDIHADAIIFSGNKYLLGPEGIGGFIGSDKLINNMSSVNNINSQVPPNSMGAINEKLELGTLNYIGIYGLNLALKFLLNIGIDNIKFKTDELTSLLINELLNIDNIQIIGKSNNIDRSCIVSLKLNSLNPITVHEKLLEDGIYTGVGLFSNSSHNKLINTFPNGLVRLSFNYFNTLEDIIITVDKLNNIIRNSKYY from the coding sequence ATGAGAACGATTTATTTAAATAATGCCTTCGCTTCTTACCCAAAGGTACCTAATCTATATGAAAATATCTTTAAATATTTTAGAATGCTAGAATCAAATAGAAACTTTATAGGATATATAGAAGAAATAAAATCCATGATAGAAGAGACAAGAGGCCTTTTATGTAGATTGGTAAACTTTAAGAAGGATGGCAATGTAGTATTTACCTCAAATTCCACACTTGCGATTAATATGATCCTTAAGGGCATACTTAATAAAAATGATCATGTTATTGTTTCATCTGTTGAAAATGATGTTATTATGAAACCCATAAATTCTATGATATATAATGGTTTAGATATTTCAAAAATCCCTTGTACTGAATCAGGTGAACTAGACACCACAATAATTCCTAGATTAATTAATAGGCACACCAAAGCAGTTGTCCTATCTCATGTTTCGAATGTATCTGGGACAATCCTACCGTTAAGACAAATTGGTGATATTTGCGCTAAATACAACCTATTTTTTATAGTTGATGCATCTCAAAGTCTTGGAACCATTAACATAGACAATGAGGACATCCATGCAGATGCGATAATTTTTAGTGGAAATAAGTATTTACTTGGTCCAGAAGGCATAGGAGGCTTTATTGGTAGTGATAAACTTATTAATAATATGTCTTCAGTAAATAACATCAATAGTCAGGTTCCACCTAATAGTATGGGTGCTATTAATGAAAAGCTTGAACTAGGAACCTTAAACTATATTGGTATATATGGATTAAACCTTGCATTAAAATTTTTACTCAATATAGGTATAGATAACATTAAATTTAAAACCGACGAATTAACTTCTTTGCTTATAAATGAATTATTAAATATAGATAATATACAAATTATAGGAAAATCTAATAATATCGATAGAAGCTGCATAGTATCATTAAAACTTAATTCTCTCAATCCTATTACTGTTCACGAAAAACTCTTAGAAGACGGAATTTATACAGGAGTAGGCCTGTTTTCCAACTCCTCTCATAATAAATTAATAAATACTTTTCCCAATGGACTTGTTAGATTGAGTTTTAACTATTTTAATACATTAGAAGATATTATTATTACAGTGGATAAACTTAATAATATAATTCGAAATAGTAAATATTATTGA
- a CDS encoding TetR/AcrR family transcriptional regulator, whose protein sequence is MPKILLNIKDKLTEEGRLVLTNSGYNNFNIRDIAKSCNIGIGTFYNYFSNKDALIIEIITNDWDKVIELSNSLIYKDIHIKDKLFLIYSDIDKFLSTYIDTFMMMTADGSKGCPHQYIFDQIYEALEKSINIAIEKGEIKPLINTKKLAKLIINSMTFAVKQKDISFDEIYYSIKM, encoded by the coding sequence ATGCCTAAGATATTACTCAATATTAAAGATAAATTGACCGAAGAAGGTAGATTAGTTCTTACTAATAGTGGCTATAATAATTTCAATATAAGAGATATTGCTAAATCCTGCAATATAGGTATAGGAACATTTTATAATTATTTTTCTAATAAAGATGCTTTAATTATAGAAATTATAACTAATGACTGGGATAAGGTAATTGAACTTTCTAATTCACTTATATATAAAGATATCCACATAAAAGATAAATTATTTCTAATTTATTCTGATATAGATAAATTTTTATCTACTTATATAGATACTTTTATGATGATGACAGCGGATGGTTCTAAAGGTTGCCCACACCAATATATATTTGATCAAATTTATGAGGCTCTAGAAAAATCAATTAATATAGCAATAGAAAAAGGAGAAATAAAACCTTTAATAAATACTAAAAAGTTAGCTAAGCTCATAATAAACTCTATGACCTTTGCAGTAAAACAAAAAGACATATCCTTTGATGAAATATACTACTCAATCAAAATGTAA
- a CDS encoding MFS transporter — MAKNNRTLLLIIFLLGIFIGALDTGIVSPARTVIASQLSISSSSSVWIVTIYTLAYAVSMPIAGKFSDRYGKKKVFTLSIALFGIGSLLCGVSNYAGSFSFLLAARVIQALGGGGIMPVATAYIGESFPIEKRGSALGLVGAIYGVSTTLGPTVGSALLNLVGNSNWGVLFLINVPICIGVIITALIVKDEGIVKEPKKMDVLGSIIVTLLILALMYALTNLQFHDFKNSIASTKVWPYLLAFIILLPIFIIVERKSLDPILNLKYFTNREIALTLLISFITGAGMMGIVFVPQFGENALKLKTGSGGYLVTLMAIFSGISAPLGGRLVDKYSPKLVLSMGFASTLIGSSTLAFIVAKNPSFISLLIGLAFIGLGMGFCMGTPLNYLMQTNVDPSETASAQSTLSLIRSIGVAISPNILIGFISEAGKNISPKLMTILPKVTIPGSNTAVSMTQGGSSSISPDQLAALQNADVTTITDVLKQFSGSMIDKFSPMLKQQLQNSKLPKGVTADTLVAQWKSDYLAQIDAIRSSIENMFQSTLNEGFAKLFIGAAAIALLGLIFTLLLSRKTKPVSSN; from the coding sequence ATGGCAAAAAACAATCGAACACTATTACTCATAATCTTCCTATTAGGTATTTTTATAGGTGCTTTAGACACTGGTATTGTATCTCCAGCTAGAACAGTAATAGCTTCTCAACTATCAATATCTTCTAGCAGCAGTGTATGGATAGTAACTATATATACGCTTGCATATGCCGTTTCTATGCCTATAGCGGGAAAATTTTCTGACAGGTATGGTAAAAAGAAAGTTTTCACTTTAAGCATAGCTTTATTCGGAATAGGATCATTACTTTGTGGTGTTTCTAATTATGCAGGCAGCTTTTCATTTCTTTTGGCAGCAAGAGTGATCCAAGCATTGGGCGGAGGAGGAATAATGCCAGTAGCCACTGCTTATATAGGCGAAAGCTTTCCAATTGAGAAAAGAGGTTCTGCTCTTGGATTGGTAGGAGCTATATATGGTGTTTCTACTACATTAGGACCAACTGTTGGCTCTGCACTACTTAATTTAGTTGGTAATTCTAATTGGGGTGTATTATTTTTAATTAATGTTCCAATATGTATTGGCGTAATAATAACAGCATTAATTGTAAAAGATGAAGGTATTGTAAAAGAACCTAAAAAGATGGATGTATTGGGTAGCATTATAGTGACTTTATTAATTCTTGCATTAATGTATGCACTTACAAACTTACAATTTCACGACTTTAAAAACAGTATAGCTTCAACCAAAGTTTGGCCTTACCTGCTAGCATTTATAATTCTACTTCCTATATTTATAATAGTTGAAAGAAAGTCTTTAGATCCCATTTTAAACCTTAAATACTTTACAAATAGAGAGATTGCTCTTACACTTTTGATTTCTTTCATAACTGGAGCAGGTATGATGGGAATAGTGTTTGTGCCTCAATTTGGAGAAAATGCATTAAAGCTAAAAACTGGTTCAGGTGGCTATCTGGTAACTCTTATGGCTATATTCTCAGGTATTTCAGCACCATTAGGCGGAAGACTTGTAGACAAATATTCACCTAAGCTAGTACTTAGTATGGGATTTGCCTCCACCTTGATAGGAAGTTCAACCTTAGCTTTCATTGTAGCAAAAAATCCATCTTTTATTTCTTTGCTAATTGGGTTAGCTTTTATAGGTCTTGGAATGGGATTCTGCATGGGAACACCACTTAATTATCTAATGCAAACAAATGTTGATCCTAGCGAAACAGCATCAGCCCAATCAACACTATCTCTAATAAGATCTATAGGTGTTGCAATATCACCTAATATACTTATAGGATTTATATCTGAAGCTGGGAAAAATATATCACCTAAATTAATGACTATACTTCCTAAGGTAACTATCCCAGGCAGCAATACAGCAGTTTCTATGACTCAAGGAGGTTCATCATCAATATCTCCTGATCAACTAGCAGCTCTTCAAAATGCTGATGTTACAACAATAACTGATGTACTAAAACAATTCAGCGGTTCAATGATAGATAAATTTTCTCCAATGCTAAAGCAACAATTACAAAATAGTAAGCTTCCAAAAGGAGTCACTGCAGATACCTTGGTTGCCCAATGGAAATCAGACTATCTTGCTCAAATAGATGCAATTAGGTCTTCAATAGAAAATATGTTCCAAAGCACCTTAAATGAAGGCTTTGCAAAATTATTCATAGGAGCAGCTGCAATAGCGCTATTAGGCTTGATATTCACTCTTTTATTATCAAGGAAGACAAAACCTGTAAGTTCTAATTAA
- a CDS encoding GntR family transcriptional regulator, producing MTKYMQIANDIRNQIVQGTLQANEQLPFEKDLCEKYDASKMTVKKALDILVSEGLIVKRRGSGTFVKSISNTDMNKLLVSNQFRGLTALYSTRKVTSELLKFEVIASNEEIRSKLNLENEEFVYSILRVRYLDNNPFVMENTYMPIGLIPGLKKQHALDSIYSYIENDLGLKVQSSHRTIRVRKSNELEQEHLELEPNDPVAVVEQVAYFENGSAFEYSISIHRYDRFAFETVIVR from the coding sequence ATGACTAAATATATGCAAATAGCAAATGATATAAGAAATCAAATAGTTCAAGGTACTCTTCAGGCAAATGAACAGTTACCATTTGAAAAAGATCTTTGTGAAAAATATGATGCTAGTAAAATGACTGTAAAAAAAGCTTTAGATATATTGGTATCAGAAGGATTGATAGTAAAAAGAAGAGGTTCTGGTACCTTTGTAAAAAGCATAAGCAATACTGATATGAATAAATTACTTGTTTCAAATCAATTCAGGGGATTAACTGCATTATATAGCACTAGAAAGGTTACAAGTGAATTATTAAAATTTGAAGTTATAGCAAGTAATGAAGAAATTAGATCAAAACTCAATTTAGAAAACGAAGAATTTGTTTATAGTATACTTCGCGTTAGATATCTAGATAACAATCCCTTTGTTATGGAAAACACCTACATGCCTATAGGGTTGATACCAGGACTAAAAAAACAGCATGCTTTAGACTCAATTTACTCCTACATAGAAAATGATTTAGGTTTAAAGGTTCAGAGCTCACATAGGACTATACGTGTTAGAAAATCAAATGAGTTAGAACAGGAACACTTAGAATTAGAACCTAATGATCCTGTTGCAGTGGTAGAACAAGTTGCCTATTTTGAAAATGGTAGTGCATTTGAGTATTCTATATCTATCCACAGATATGATCGTTTCGCATTTGAAACAGTAATTGTACGTTAA